From Arachis hypogaea cultivar Tifrunner chromosome 3, arahy.Tifrunner.gnm2.J5K5, whole genome shotgun sequence:
tttgaaaaggagtaaGATGAGCCAAACTGTTTTTGATTGGACATTGGACGTGAGATGTTGGTTACCTCTTGGTTATTATGTTACATGTATTATTCACCTACTAGTTTATTTTATACCTGGCTTTTGCATGCTTGTTCGTTATTTTTCTGGTTGGAAGTTGTGCTTCCGCTTCTTGTTCTTTGTAGTTTTTcctttttagtaattaaatattGTTGTTATCCCCATTGAATTTTCGTGCTTTAAACTtggataaaaagatttaatactGCTTATCATAATATAGTTCACTTTGCTGTTTTAGATTAAACTATTCATCTAGATAAGGCAATGTCACTGTGTTGCTTCTCTGACTTGATGAATATAAACTACTTGTCTTCAGGAAACTAACTTCAAGGAGTGGAAGCAAGTGGTGCAAGAAATCGTACGCTTTACAAAAGTCGATAAGGGCTTTAATATTAGACCTCTGCGTTACTGTACCACTTTTGATACACATCGGTCTTCTCTTCCTTATGTGGCTCGTTTTCATGCAAAGAGGGTTTTAAAATTTCAAGATGCACTGTTGGCAAGCTATCATCGAAATGAGGTCAATACTGGTTCATTTTGTCATGGGGGGTTTCTTAAATTTGGATTAGTCCAGTAGTCAATAGCTGAAAGAGGCTGaaccttttattttgaatattctaAATTTCAGGTCAAATTTGCTGAGCTTACATTGGACACCTATAGAATGATACAATGTTTAGAATGGGAGCCCAGTGGATTATTCTACCAAAAGCCTACAGTTAAAGCAAGTGAAAACGGTGACTCTATTGATCATTCTGGAGCTTCTGGGATAATCAGTATGAATCTTGCTGCAGATATGACTGATCCAAGCATGCCTAGTAATCCTAGAAAAGCAACCTTGTATCATCCGTCTGTGACGCATTTGATAGCAGTGAGTTTTTGAGCCTAGGGGAAAGTTTTTGTTGCTGCATCCTTTCTGATTGCAGAAGTTTTAGTGCTGTACTAGGAACTAGGCCTTCTTGATGTCAATTATATTGCATGCAATTTTTATGATTTCTTTATTAACATGATCTTGATAATCTTATCTGTTAGTATGGAAACACTGTTTTTGGTGTTCTCATTGATCTGAATTTATGTCAAAATTTGTTTTCATGTCTGTATCTGTACTAGGGCATACATGTTTGTGTTTGATTTTTCCTTCACGATATATGGTTTTGGTTTTATGAATCAGTGCCAAAATTCTCAGTTGTTGAATATATGATTTGTTGGTTTTTATGTTGAGCTTCATGATTTTATTCAGGTTATGGCCACAGTTTGTGAGGAACTGCCAACAGATAGTGTTGTGTTATTATATATTTCGGCATCAGGTATACATTTTCTTAGTTTTTTCATGTGTAAGTTATTACTCTGTTGTGTTCATTCTGTTATTATAGGTTAGTCACCACATGAACACTCATACAGGAAAGTCTGGTCATAGTAATGTCTCTCCAACGGGAAATTCTGGCGGGTCATCCAAATATTCAAGATACAAAGGGATTTATCAGGACTTGGGTACTTCTGAAACTCAAAATAATGGCAAGAGAGAATTGAGCAGCTATGACGATTATCTGTGGTTTGGTCCCAAGGGGAATAGTGGTAAGTATTTCTTCTCAGTTAAATTTTCATTTAGATTGTTCCAGGAATGTCATGAAAGAgtagtttctctctctctctctctctctctctctctatatatatatatatatatatatatatatatatatatatatatatatatatatatattggtggtTATTGTTAGCATTTACTACATGTTACAGAAGAAGTTTTAGCTACACTCACACGTGCCATAATTGAATTTTATCAGGTTCAAACAATCTCTACCCTGGTGATCTTATTCCCTTCACTCGGAAGCCTCTTTTCTTGATTATTGATAGTGATAACAGCCATGCATTCAAGGCAGGTTTGTCAAAACTGTGTATGAGTTGCCTGGAAACTGTTAGGTGGAGATGTTATTTGTACTCGAATCTAATTTTACTTGTTAAAGGATCATGAAGTTTAGCAttagtttgttgcaatttaatctATGGTTTTTATGGTAACAGTTTAAGATGAACTTTATGATGCTAACCGAGGGAAACCCTGCCATGTTAAATTGTTGATTGTCTTAATCAATTTGAACCTGAATTCTCCAAGGACAGTAGAAACGATGTAGTGTGTCAAATGAGTGATGATATCAACTTTCTTGTGTAGTTCTGGCACAGATTTCAGAATGACATAATTTTTCTGGATCTGGGATGATTTTCTGATAAATTTGTTGGGGGCGCCTGTCACTAGAATATTTGCTTGTTGGCTTATCCCATGCTGATTGTGTATTTGAACTGTTGGTACTGACGACTTACCTTCTTTCGTAACTCTGAGAAATGCCATTGATTGACCTGCGTTATTTACATCAACagtcatgatgatgatgactctaCGCAATAAATGATTGCAGGTTTTGCATGGTGCGGAAAGGGGGGAGACAGCCGCACTCTTTCTTTCACCTTTAAGGCCAATTTTCAAGAACCCATCTGAAGTACACTCACATACTGGAAGCCAATTTACCTTTTTCTTGACTGCTCCTTTGTCAGCATTTTGCCAAATGATTGGTGTCTCCCCCAACGAGGCTGATGCAGTAAGAAttgttttgaaaagtttttgtaCTTTCTTGAGACACTGGCTGAATCTTGTGGGTCTAACTGTTGTGTTAATTATAGGATTTCTACAATGAGGCCGAGAACATACTTGCCAATGCTTTCTCTGAGTGGGAAATTATTCTTTGTTCATCGACTAGCATGGATTTAGTATGGGCACAAATTATAACTGATCCATTTATAAGACGGCTCATTCTAAGGTATTTGCTCCCTAGCTTTTCATAATCAgtcattgttttcttttttacatttaattgAATTTCCGGTGAATGACATCATACAATGATGCATTAATTATTCATTTACAGATTCATATTCTGCCGATCCTTGTTATCTTTTTTCTGTCCACCTGAGGAAAGTGAACAGTATATGCCCCTTTGCTTACCGCAACTACCCCCTTCTGTTTCACCAAAGGCTGAAGCAGTACGCTCTGTTGTGACGCAACTTGCTATGCACTTTGACGTTACTGACTCCTTTCACTTCACCGATATATAAGATTTGGGACTTGTaatgtaaaaagaaaatattGTTACTAGTTTAAATTGCAGGCTTTGGATGCTAAGGATACCCGGATCAAATGGGAATTTGAGACAGAATTTTGTGGGTTGACCTTTTGGGCGACATGAGATAAGTATTTATGGTGGACATGGGCTGTCAGGGTGGAAACAAAATTGTTGGCGATTGTTGCGTCTGCTTCGACCCCACCCTGCATCAATATTGGTTTATAATGCTGTAGTTGGTGGTTTGCTCTTTGCTTTCGTTAGGTCGTGGTAGGGCCTGGTTACTTTATCATGTGTTTGATCGTGGCAAGCTAATTGTTAGTCTAAAATTAGTTGTATTTGTTTATACTTCATAGcgttggaagaaaaaaaaaagagaaaagaaaaagggaagtcaTTGTTAATTCATACCGTTTTTTAGCAGAAGTGGTCGGTATTGAAACCCCATTGATTGAAGAGTTGGATTTGGATGTACTCAAGGAAGAACGAATTCGAAAAAACTCAAGAAAAGTGAAACTAATATACCCTGTATATTCAACGTCAAGCATTTCCATGTTTAGATGTAGAAAGTAGAAACATTAGGATGCAATGTGCCTTTTTTGTGATAAATATTATGTAATCCTTATTTCAGTATCTCATCATCTCATGGTGGGCTTTGGTAGTTGCTCCGTTGGTATTATGGCAGACATATTTGTGGCTAGCAGCTATTTACTTGTTTCGAGTTTTGACACACAAAAAGAgagatttgtttatttatttattttatttggaaAAGTCTAGGAGGTCAGCAACTTTtccaaattctggccagcatgtaaccagcaagaaaaagtgagccattggatgaaattccacaccaatctcacaccattaaaaccatcatcgatggctatttgatggctacaaatacTAAAAGTTGCTGGCCTCCTAGCACTCCTTATTGTCCAAATTTATACAGGAATCAAAATTCAATAGCAAATTTAATGAAGTATATAGAATTTAATTAAAAGCTTTtatacagtcatttatttatctattatcattataatataaattgaatttatttttttataaattctcagtgtaaaaatatttatataaaaattatttttaaatttattatttaaaaagtatCTATGAACATGAATCTAATTAAATAGTCATCATTGAGAAAGTCCGGGGAGTAATTTTGGCTAGCAATTGATTCGTATGTACAACCATTGTTAATTCATATGTATAAATTTTGGTAAATATAAGTTCAAATTCTGTAAAATTATACATTTTAAAAACAGAGAGAATAAAGGAATAAATAGATAACCGAAAGATCTTGAATTTTCTGTGTTTGTTTGTATATCTTTAAGTTGTTAGATTatgaataaaatatatctttttttaaaggcGGAGATTCTCAATTAGCAACTTAATATAAAGACAATTgcatatgaatttttattttttttaaaaattataatttatatattttttataatatttatttaaaaaatatttttaatctaataaataaataaataaattttatattattatatctaaatataattattaaataaaaaaatattttttatataaaatatttaaatataaaattatctttattttttttaaaaaatcacttaaaaaaatattttcgtaaAAAATCAGCCAATCAATCCTTTAACTTTGCTTAAACTTCAAAATGTGTATCTATAACGTTTTTCGGCAGTGCGGGAGCCGGGAATGCTTTTGGCAGCTCTTCATCGGTCCAAGCTCAAACGGCTACTTCTACCTCCTTTGTCCACAATCCAAACTAGCACCCTTTCTTTCTTATCATCCCCCACTACCCTCAAGCGGCGCCGCCACTCTCTTCTTCCCCTCGCCAACACATTCTCAACCAGCCATGTCTACAGAGACAACCTCAACATCGCTGCTCTCGCGCGTGCTGGCAATGTCCACGCCGCCCGCCAGCTGTTCGACAAAATGCCCGCAAGGGACTCCGTCACGTGGAACTCAATGCTCACGTGCTACTGGCAGAACGGCCTTCTAGACCATTCCAGAGCGCTCTTCCACGCCATGCCCGCCGACATCAAGACTGTCGTTTCATGGAACACCATGATCGCTGGGTGCGTCCAAAACGACATGCTCGATGACGCGTTTCGCTACTTCACTGAAATGCCGGAGAAGAATGCAGCATCGTACAATGCCATGATTTCGGGCTTCACGAGGTTCGGTCGCATGCGGGAAGCGCAAACGGTGTTCGATGAAATGCCTCGTCGGAATGTGGTGTCTTACACCGCCATGATTGACGGGTACGCGAATATGGGTGGGGATGGCGGGATTGCGCTCGCAAAGGAGCTGTTCGAAGTGATGCCCCAAAGGAACGAGGTTTCGTGGACGGTCATG
This genomic window contains:
- the LOC112734366 gene encoding uncharacterized protein, with the translated sequence MSENNDVTLQTFRALVENADHKFARVRDVPAYGRVSQSHFFHKVFKAYTRLWKYQQENRSKLVQCGLKRWEIGEIASRIGQLYFSQYMRTSDIRFLVEAYVFYEAILSRRYFEGSEGSPRDLGVRSKELRFYARFLLVSIILNRSEMVNHLMDRFVALVDDCRSNFRETNFKEWKQVVQEIVRFTKVDKGFNIRPLRYCTTFDTHRSSLPYVARFHAKRVLKFQDALLASYHRNEVKFAELTLDTYRMIQCLEWEPSGLFYQKPTVKASENGDSIDHSGASGIISMNLAADMTDPSMPSNPRKATLYHPSVTHLIAVMATVCEELPTDSVVLLYISASGKSGHSNVSPTGNSGGSSKYSRYKGIYQDLGTSETQNNGKRELSSYDDYLWFGPKGNSGSNNLYPGDLIPFTRKPLFLIIDSDNSHAFKVLHGAERGETAALFLSPLRPIFKNPSEVHSHTGSQFTFFLTAPLSAFCQMIGVSPNEADADFYNEAENILANAFSEWEIILCSSTSMDLVWAQIITDPFIRRLILRFIFCRSLLSFFCPPEESEQYMPLCLPQLPPSVSPKAEAVRSVVTQLAMHFDVTDSFHFTDI